The proteins below come from a single Benincasa hispida cultivar B227 chromosome 4, ASM972705v1, whole genome shotgun sequence genomic window:
- the LOC120075701 gene encoding transcription factor bHLH51, giving the protein MEDNWDCSTKPQGLNYANSSHDPSLLLPWMINPQFSSSTEFFPSFSTAAEGMIAEDRAASASKSHSQAEKRRRDRINAQLATLRKLIPKSDKMDKAALLGSAIDQVKDLKRKAMEASKNMTVPTDMDEVTIDSTIVEDNSRNNIAIKVSVSCDDRPELFTELIQVIKGLKLTTIRADMASVGGRIKSILILCNKDGEKSVCLNTVQQSLKLVLSRMSSSSTASTCRIRSKRQRFFLPSHYSK; this is encoded by the exons ATGGAAGATAACTGGGATTGTTCTACTAAGCCACAAGGACTAAATTATGCAAATTCAAGCCATGATCCTTCTCTGCTTCTTCCATGGATGATTAATCCTCAGTTTTCAAGCTCAACAGAGTTCTTCCCTTCATTTTCAACTGCAGCAGAAGGAATGATTGCTGAAGACAGAGCAGCTTCTGCTTCCAAAAGCCATAGCCAAGCAGAAAAGAGACGTAGGGACAGAATCAATGCTCAGCTTGCAACCCTTAGGAAACTCATTCCTAAGTCTGATAAG ATGGATAAAGCAGCTCTGTTGGGAAGCGCAATCGATCAAGTGAAAGACCTGAAACGAAAAGCAATGGAAGCCAGCAAGAACATGACAGTTCCAACGGACATGGATGAAGTAACTATTGACTCAACCATTGTTGAAGACAACAGCAGGAACAATATTGCGATAAAGGTATCGGTGAGCTGCGACGACCGCCCAGAATTGTTCACAGAGCTTATCCAGGTGATCAAGGGGCTGAAGCTCACAACAATAAGGGCTGATATGGCTAGTGTTGGTGGCCGCATTAAAAGCATACTTATCCTCTGCAATAAAGATGGTGAAAAAAGTGTCTGCTTAAACACTGTTCAGCAGTCACTTAAATTAGTTTTAAGTCGAATGTCATCATCATCAACTGCCTCGACCTGTCGTATTAGAAGTAAACGACAGAGGTTCTTCCTCCCGTCTCATTATTCCAagtaa